The following coding sequences lie in one Cupriavidus sp. WKF15 genomic window:
- a CDS encoding MarR family transcriptional regulator: MHSKPLEPNEPVVLALMDAVTAWQGALEQTLSASGLNYGKWLLLRAIMQNAFVRHEPLAGVMPIDAARAEHMLGELQRDGWIEYSDSGAPRISAAAEGRVERVWQAVKALHSVSVSPFSSHERVALGALLQRMKLTLSDHSARRSRNPANEPVTLHTAAGRVGAGGTGAAQPMSA; this comes from the coding sequence ATGCATAGCAAACCACTCGAACCCAACGAGCCGGTTGTCCTTGCCCTGATGGACGCGGTCACCGCCTGGCAAGGTGCTTTGGAACAGACCCTTTCGGCCTCCGGGCTCAACTATGGCAAATGGCTCTTGCTGCGAGCCATCATGCAGAACGCATTCGTGCGCCACGAGCCGCTTGCGGGCGTCATGCCGATCGACGCCGCACGCGCCGAACACATGCTGGGTGAGTTACAGCGCGACGGCTGGATCGAGTATTCAGACTCCGGCGCACCGCGGATCAGCGCTGCGGCTGAGGGCCGCGTCGAACGCGTGTGGCAGGCGGTCAAAGCCCTGCACTCGGTCTCGGTATCGCCATTCAGTTCGCACGAGCGCGTGGCACTCGGCGCGCTGTTGCAGCGCATGAAGCTGACTTTGAGCGATCACTCCGCGCGCCGTAGCCGCAACCCGGCTAACGAGCCGGTGACGCTGCACACCGCGGCAGGGCGTGTGGGGGCTGGTGGCACCGGCGCAGCGCAGCCGATGTCCGCCTGA
- a CDS encoding cupin domain-containing protein yields the protein MQADTTADRLIHELGLQPHPEGGHFRETYRSTESVRCSDGRIRSASTAIYYLLRGGDYSAWHRIRSDELWHFHAGTPLDVHVLTDDGKLVTHRLGNPLEYPDAVFQAMVPANHWFAAERVSSGPEAFSLLGCTVAPGFEFSEFELAQASDLASAFPAHAAKILGFARRPA from the coding sequence ATGCAAGCCGACACCACCGCCGACCGACTGATTCACGAACTGGGCCTGCAGCCTCATCCCGAAGGCGGCCATTTCCGCGAGACCTACCGGAGTACCGAGAGCGTCCGATGCAGCGATGGCCGGATTCGCAGCGCATCGACCGCCATCTACTACCTGCTGCGCGGCGGGGATTACTCCGCCTGGCACCGCATTCGCTCGGACGAGCTGTGGCACTTCCATGCCGGCACGCCGCTCGATGTGCATGTACTGACTGACGACGGCAAGCTTGTCACGCATCGGCTTGGCAATCCGCTCGAATATCCGGACGCGGTATTCCAGGCCATGGTGCCCGCCAACCATTGGTTTGCCGCCGAACGCGTATCGTCAGGACCCGAGGCTTTCTCCCTGCTTGGCTGCACGGTTGCGCCCGGGTTCGAGTTCAGCGAATTCGAACTCGCGCAGGCCTCCGACCTTGCCAGCGCGTTTCCAGCGCATGCCGCGAAGATCCTGGGGTTCGCGCGCCGACCCGCATGA
- a CDS encoding NAD-glutamate dehydrogenase, which yields MPQENEEKVAHLQEEMLAFARERLPAAGFELLGPILRHYYDQTDADDLIHRDVADMYGAVMAHWQTAQKFVPGTARIRVYNPNLEEHGWHSDHTVVEIVNDDMPFLVDSVTMEINRLGLVLHSAIHPVFRVWRGVKGSIEKIELGGAGSDAESHLESFIHFEVDRTGEPARLEALRSGIARVLGDLRAAVEDWQRMREITETTIGTMAQAPDAASADSTEGRAVLEWMLDDHFTFLGQRDYELISQDQRYFLRGVPGTGLGILRESLRAPEAEDLTPLPAAATSIIQGSSPIFLTKANSRSTVHRPGYLDYIGVKLLDANGKLFGERRFVGLYTSTAYTSPIAEIPLVRRKCANILARAGFLAKGHLYKSLVTILEQYPRDELFQIDEDELFDIAIGILRLQEHQRTRLFVRRDRFDRFVSCLVFVPRDKYNTDLRQKIQKILMSAFHGNACEFTPLLSESPLARIQLTVRGEPGSMPQVDTQELEARIVQASRRWQDDLAEALHESRGEEQGNRMLRQYGGSFPAGYREDYPARTAVRDIELMEHALRGNGIAMNLYRPIEAVPGAFRFKVYRAGEPIALSHSLPMLEHLGVRVDEERPYLIEPDSGAPFWIHDFGLEIADSAGGADFDIERIKALFEDAFARAWNGEIENDDLNRLVLRAELAARDVTILRAYAKYLRQVGSTFSDAYIERALTGNPAIAARLVALFVARFDPAAAATRDARCQQLLADIETALDQVPNLDEDRILRLFLGVVNATVRTNYFHRDTGGQPRPYVSFKFNPSQVPGLPEPRPMFEIWVYSPRVEGVHLRGGRVARGGLRWSDRREDFRTEVLGLMKAQMVKNTVIVPVGSKGGFVVKRPPPPTDRDAFLQEGIACYQTFLRGLLDLTDNLVAGALVPPPDVVRLDDNDPYLVVAADKGTATFSDFANAISGEYGFWLGDAFASGGSVGYDHKKMGITARGAWESVKRHFREMGIDTQTTDFTVAGVGDMSGDVFGNGMLLSPHIRLVAAFDHRHIFLDPDPDPVSSLQERVRMFALPRSSWADYDSKLISAGGGVFPRTAKTIALSPQVQAVLGVTASTLSPAELIHAILMAPVDLLYNGGIGTYVKSSQETHQQAGDRTNDAVRVNGAELRCKVVGEGGNLGFTQLGRIEFARRGGRINTDAIDNSAGVDCSDHEVNIKILLGQVVAEGEMTEKQRNKLLAEMTDEVGLLVLQDNYYQTQALSVAGRNSAALLDGEARQIRWLERAGRLNRALEFLPGDEEIVERKAAGEGLTSPERAVLLAYSKMWLYDELLASDVPEDKLVADLLVDYFPVPLRQRYGDAMQRHPLRREILATHLTNLLVNRIGATFVHRMMEETDAGPAEIVRACLLARDVFGLTALWQEIDALDNRLADAEQARMFSAVGQLLERACLWFIRYLRTGGTAEAGMARFAQSAQWLTPQLPALLPQADAAALAERAQALTEAGVEPALAQKVASRDIAAAALDIAEVAASCNRPLELVAGVYFALDTQLSFNWLRERAQALPADTHWDLLARTTTLDDLGRLKRALMTSVLAQSGDYDTAEALIDAWRANRQAALERFTRMLTDQRASGATGLSMLSVAIREIGMLERS from the coding sequence ATGCCGCAGGAGAACGAAGAAAAAGTCGCACACCTGCAGGAAGAAATGCTGGCGTTCGCGCGGGAGCGACTGCCCGCGGCGGGGTTCGAGCTGCTCGGACCGATTCTGCGGCATTACTACGACCAGACCGACGCCGATGACCTGATCCACCGGGACGTCGCGGACATGTATGGCGCCGTGATGGCGCATTGGCAGACGGCGCAGAAGTTCGTGCCTGGCACCGCGCGCATCCGCGTGTACAACCCGAACCTGGAAGAGCACGGCTGGCACTCCGACCATACCGTGGTCGAGATCGTCAACGACGACATGCCCTTCCTGGTCGACTCCGTGACCATGGAGATCAACCGCCTGGGGCTGGTGCTGCACTCGGCGATTCACCCGGTATTCCGCGTATGGCGCGGTGTCAAAGGCAGCATCGAGAAGATCGAACTCGGCGGCGCCGGCAGCGACGCCGAATCGCACCTGGAATCCTTCATCCACTTCGAGGTGGACCGCACCGGAGAGCCGGCGCGGCTGGAGGCGCTGCGCAGCGGCATTGCACGCGTGCTCGGCGACTTGCGCGCCGCGGTCGAAGACTGGCAACGCATGCGCGAGATCACCGAGACCACCATTGGCACGATGGCGCAGGCCCCGGACGCCGCCAGCGCCGACAGCACGGAAGGCCGGGCCGTCCTGGAATGGATGCTCGACGACCACTTCACTTTCCTCGGCCAGCGCGACTACGAGCTCATCTCGCAGGACCAGCGCTATTTCCTGCGCGGCGTTCCGGGCACCGGGCTTGGCATCCTGCGCGAAAGCCTGCGTGCGCCCGAAGCCGAAGACCTGACGCCGCTGCCCGCCGCAGCCACGTCCATCATCCAGGGCAGTTCGCCGATTTTCCTGACCAAGGCCAATTCGCGCTCCACCGTGCACCGCCCCGGCTACCTGGATTACATCGGCGTCAAGCTGCTCGATGCCAACGGCAAGCTGTTCGGCGAACGCCGCTTCGTGGGCCTGTACACGTCCACGGCGTACACCTCGCCGATTGCCGAGATACCGCTGGTACGGCGCAAGTGCGCGAATATCCTGGCCCGTGCCGGGTTCCTGGCCAAGGGTCACCTGTACAAGTCGCTGGTGACCATCCTCGAGCAGTATCCGCGCGACGAACTGTTCCAGATCGACGAAGACGAATTGTTCGACATTGCGATCGGCATCCTGCGGCTGCAGGAACACCAGCGCACGCGGCTGTTCGTGCGGCGCGACCGCTTCGACCGCTTCGTGTCCTGCCTGGTGTTCGTGCCACGCGACAAGTACAACACCGACCTGCGCCAGAAGATCCAGAAGATCCTGATGAGTGCCTTCCACGGCAACGCGTGCGAGTTCACGCCGCTGCTGTCGGAATCGCCGCTGGCGCGCATCCAGCTGACTGTGCGCGGCGAGCCCGGCAGCATGCCGCAAGTCGACACGCAGGAACTGGAAGCGCGCATCGTCCAGGCCAGCCGCCGCTGGCAGGACGACCTGGCCGAAGCGCTGCACGAGAGCCGCGGCGAGGAACAGGGCAACCGCATGCTGCGCCAGTACGGCGGCTCCTTCCCGGCCGGCTATCGCGAAGACTACCCGGCTCGCACCGCCGTGCGCGACATCGAACTGATGGAACATGCGCTGCGGGGCAACGGCATCGCCATGAACCTGTACCGCCCGATCGAGGCGGTACCGGGCGCTTTCCGCTTCAAGGTCTATCGTGCCGGCGAGCCGATCGCGCTGTCGCACAGCCTGCCGATGCTCGAACACCTTGGCGTGCGCGTCGACGAAGAGCGGCCCTACCTGATCGAGCCGGACAGTGGCGCGCCGTTCTGGATCCATGACTTCGGGCTGGAGATCGCGGACAGCGCCGGCGGTGCCGATTTCGATATCGAACGCATCAAGGCGCTGTTCGAAGACGCCTTCGCGCGCGCGTGGAACGGGGAGATCGAGAACGACGACCTCAACCGGCTGGTTTTGCGCGCCGAGCTGGCGGCGCGCGATGTGACGATCCTGCGCGCGTACGCGAAGTACCTGCGCCAGGTCGGCTCGACCTTCAGCGATGCGTACATCGAACGCGCACTAACCGGCAATCCCGCCATTGCAGCCAGGCTGGTGGCGCTGTTCGTCGCACGCTTCGACCCGGCCGCGGCCGCCACGCGCGATGCGCGTTGCCAGCAATTGCTGGCCGACATCGAGACCGCGCTGGACCAGGTTCCGAACCTCGATGAGGACCGCATCCTGCGCCTGTTCCTCGGGGTGGTCAACGCGACTGTACGCACCAACTACTTCCACCGCGATACCGGCGGACAGCCGCGCCCCTACGTTTCGTTCAAGTTCAATCCCTCCCAGGTTCCCGGCCTGCCCGAGCCGCGCCCGATGTTCGAGATCTGGGTCTACTCCCCGCGCGTGGAAGGCGTGCACCTGCGGGGCGGGCGCGTGGCCCGGGGCGGCCTGCGCTGGTCGGACCGGCGCGAAGATTTCCGTACGGAGGTGCTGGGCCTGATGAAGGCGCAGATGGTGAAGAACACGGTGATAGTGCCGGTCGGCTCCAAGGGCGGCTTCGTCGTCAAGCGGCCACCGCCGCCCACCGACCGCGATGCCTTCCTGCAGGAAGGCATCGCCTGCTACCAGACGTTCCTGCGCGGCCTGCTCGACCTGACCGACAACCTGGTTGCCGGTGCCCTCGTGCCCCCGCCGGACGTGGTCCGCCTCGATGACAACGATCCTTACCTCGTGGTTGCTGCCGACAAGGGCACCGCCACCTTCTCCGATTTTGCCAACGCGATCTCGGGCGAGTACGGGTTCTGGCTCGGCGATGCCTTCGCCTCGGGCGGCTCGGTCGGCTATGACCACAAGAAGATGGGCATCACCGCGCGTGGCGCATGGGAATCGGTCAAGCGGCATTTCCGCGAAATGGGCATCGACACGCAGACCACCGACTTCACCGTGGCCGGCGTCGGCGATATGTCGGGCGACGTGTTCGGCAACGGCATGCTGCTGTCACCCCATATCCGGCTGGTGGCTGCGTTCGACCACCGCCATATCTTCCTGGATCCGGATCCGGACCCCGTGTCCAGCCTGCAGGAACGCGTGCGCATGTTCGCGCTGCCACGCTCGAGCTGGGCCGACTACGACAGCAAGCTCATCTCCGCGGGGGGCGGCGTGTTCCCGCGCACGGCCAAGACCATCGCGCTGTCGCCGCAGGTGCAGGCCGTGCTCGGCGTCACCGCGAGCACGCTGTCGCCTGCCGAGCTGATCCACGCGATCCTGATGGCGCCTGTGGACCTGCTCTATAACGGCGGCATCGGCACCTATGTCAAGTCCAGCCAGGAAACCCACCAGCAGGCCGGCGACCGCACCAACGACGCCGTGCGCGTCAACGGCGCCGAGCTGCGCTGCAAGGTCGTCGGCGAAGGCGGCAATCTCGGCTTCACGCAGCTTGGCCGCATCGAGTTCGCGCGCCGTGGCGGACGCATCAATACCGATGCCATCGACAATTCGGCCGGCGTCGATTGCTCGGACCATGAGGTCAACATCAAGATCCTGCTCGGCCAGGTCGTGGCCGAAGGCGAGATGACCGAGAAACAGCGCAACAAGCTGCTGGCCGAGATGACCGATGAAGTCGGCCTGCTGGTGCTGCAGGACAACTACTACCAGACCCAGGCCTTGTCGGTGGCAGGCCGCAACAGCGCCGCATTGCTCGATGGCGAAGCGCGCCAGATCCGCTGGCTTGAACGCGCCGGCCGCCTCAACCGCGCGCTGGAATTCCTGCCCGGCGATGAAGAGATTGTCGAACGCAAGGCCGCCGGCGAAGGCCTGACTTCGCCCGAGCGCGCCGTATTGCTCGCGTACAGCAAGATGTGGCTCTACGACGAACTGCTCGCCTCGGATGTGCCCGAAGACAAGCTGGTGGCCGACCTGCTGGTCGACTACTTCCCGGTGCCGCTGCGCCAGCGCTATGGCGATGCCATGCAGCGGCACCCGCTGCGCCGCGAGATCCTGGCCACGCACCTGACCAACCTGCTCGTGAACCGGATCGGCGCGACGTTCGTGCATCGCATGATGGAGGAAACGGATGCCGGGCCTGCCGAAATCGTGCGCGCCTGCCTGCTCGCACGCGATGTATTCGGGCTGACGGCGCTGTGGCAGGAGATCGATGCACTGGACAACCGCTTGGCTGATGCCGAGCAGGCACGCATGTTCAGCGCCGTCGGCCAGTTGCTGGAGCGGGCCTGCCTCTGGTTCATCCGCTACCTGCGCACCGGTGGCACCGCCGAAGCGGGTATGGCGCGCTTCGCGCAATCGGCCCAGTGGCTTACGCCGCAGTTGCCGGCCCTGCTGCCGCAGGCCGATGCGGCGGCACTGGCCGAGCGTGCGCAGGCCCTGACGGAGGCTGGCGTAGAGCCCGCGCTGGCCCAGAAGGTCGCCAGCCGCGACATCGCAGCGGCTGCGCTCGATATCGCGGAAGTGGCAGCTTCCTGCAACCGTCCGCTGGAGCTGGTGGCGGGGGTCTACTTCGCACTCGATACGCAGCTCAGCTTCAACTGGCTGCGGGAGCGTGCGCAGGCGCTGCCCGCCGATACGCATTGGGACTTGCTGGCGCGCACCACCACGCTCGACGACCTCGGGCGCCTCAAGCGCGCCCTGATGACCAGCGTGCTGGCGCAGTCCGGCGACTATGACACGGCCGAAGCACTGATCGACGCCTGGCGCGCCAACCGGCAAGCCGCGCTCGAACGATTCACGCGCATGCTGACCGACCAGCGTGCATCGGGCGCCACGGGACTGTCGATGCTGTCGGTGGCCATCCGCGAGATCGGCATGCTGGAACGCAGCTGA
- a CDS encoding acetyl-CoA hydrolase/transferase family protein: MYKERIRLPRLLDKVVSADTAAELIRDGMTVGMSGFTRAGDCKEVPFALARRAATEPLRITLMTGASLGNDIDKVLAQADVIARRLPFQSDETLRRKINAGEVMFIDQHLSETVEQLRSGQIAPVDVAVVEAVAITEQGGIVPSTSVGNSASFAMLARKVIVEINMNMPLALEGFHDIYFPVQRPYRQPIPLISAEQRIGLPYIPIDPEKIAAIVITGKDDSPSNALPPDEGTRQIAGHLSEFLGREVRAGRLSPSLQPLQAGIGTISNAVLHGLIDSPFHDLKMYSEVLQDSTIELLDSGRLAFASASSVTLSRPVYQHFIANLERYRSRLVLRPQEISNHPEILRRLGLITINTALECDIYGNVNSTHVGGTHMMNGIGGSGDFARNAHLSVFVTKSVAKGGDISSIVPMVAHVDHTEHDVDIIVTEHGLADLRGLAPRERARQVIDNCADPAYRDVLNDYFRRASRLGGQTPHLLEEALSWHVRYRDLGTMRASVPQHAMAA, encoded by the coding sequence ATGTACAAGGAACGCATTCGCCTGCCGAGGCTGCTGGACAAGGTGGTCTCGGCCGATACGGCAGCCGAGCTCATCCGCGACGGCATGACGGTGGGCATGAGCGGCTTTACCCGTGCGGGCGACTGCAAGGAAGTGCCATTCGCACTGGCGCGCCGCGCCGCCACGGAGCCGCTGCGCATCACGCTGATGACCGGCGCGTCGCTCGGCAACGATATCGACAAGGTGCTGGCGCAGGCCGACGTGATCGCGCGCCGCCTGCCTTTCCAGTCCGATGAGACCCTGCGGCGCAAGATCAACGCCGGCGAAGTCATGTTCATCGACCAGCATCTGTCCGAGACGGTCGAGCAACTGCGCTCCGGCCAGATTGCGCCGGTGGACGTGGCCGTGGTGGAAGCGGTCGCGATCACGGAGCAGGGCGGCATCGTGCCGAGCACTTCGGTCGGCAACTCGGCCAGCTTTGCCATGCTTGCGCGCAAGGTGATCGTCGAGATCAACATGAACATGCCGCTGGCGCTCGAGGGCTTCCACGACATTTACTTCCCGGTGCAGCGCCCATACCGGCAGCCGATCCCCCTGATTTCCGCCGAGCAGCGCATCGGCTTGCCGTATATCCCGATCGATCCGGAAAAGATTGCCGCGATTGTCATCACTGGCAAGGACGACAGTCCATCCAACGCGCTGCCGCCCGATGAAGGCACGCGCCAGATCGCGGGCCACTTGAGCGAGTTTCTCGGGCGCGAAGTCCGCGCAGGGCGGCTGTCGCCGTCGCTGCAGCCGCTGCAGGCCGGCATCGGCACGATTTCAAATGCCGTGCTGCATGGGCTGATCGACTCGCCGTTCCACGATCTCAAGATGTACTCCGAGGTCCTGCAGGACAGCACGATCGAGTTGCTCGACTCGGGGCGGCTCGCATTTGCCTCGGCGTCGTCGGTGACGCTGTCGCGCCCGGTCTACCAGCACTTCATCGCGAACCTGGAGCGGTACCGGTCGCGGCTGGTGCTGCGGCCGCAGGAGATCAGCAACCATCCGGAGATCCTGCGCCGGCTCGGGCTCATCACCATCAATACCGCGCTGGAGTGTGACATCTACGGCAATGTCAATTCGACGCATGTCGGCGGCACGCACATGATGAACGGCATCGGCGGCTCGGGCGATTTCGCACGCAATGCGCATCTGTCGGTATTCGTGACCAAGTCCGTGGCAAAGGGCGGCGATATTTCCAGCATCGTGCCGATGGTGGCGCATGTGGACCACACCGAGCACGATGTCGACATCATCGTGACCGAGCACGGTCTGGCCGACCTGCGCGGCCTGGCGCCACGCGAACGCGCCAGGCAGGTCATCGACAACTGCGCGGATCCGGCCTATCGCGACGTGCTGAACGACTACTTCCGCCGCGCCAGCCGGCTTGGCGGGCAGACGCCACACCTGCTAGAGGAAGCGTTGTCCTGGCATGTGCGCTACCGCGACCTAG
- a CDS encoding integration host factor subunit alpha, with amino-acid sequence MNDRDANSMTAAALGEMSDRQASSRDDDSMPDIRGTEVPTLTKAELAEMLFDQVGLNKRESKDMVEAFFDVIREALEQGDSVKLSGFGNFQLRDKPQRPGRNPKTGEVIPITARRVVTFHASQKLKSQVEERAGLSVPG; translated from the coding sequence ATGAATGATCGAGACGCGAACTCCATGACCGCAGCAGCTTTGGGCGAGATGAGCGACCGGCAGGCTTCCTCCCGCGACGACGACTCCATGCCGGACATCCGTGGCACGGAAGTGCCGACACTGACCAAGGCGGAACTTGCCGAGATGCTGTTCGACCAGGTGGGCCTGAACAAGCGCGAATCGAAGGACATGGTCGAAGCCTTCTTCGACGTTATTCGTGAGGCCCTGGAGCAGGGTGACAGTGTCAAGCTGTCCGGCTTCGGCAACTTCCAGTTGCGTGACAAGCCCCAGCGGCCGGGCCGTAATCCGAAGACCGGCGAGGTGATTCCGATCACCGCGCGCCGCGTGGTGACGTTCCATGCCAGCCAGAAGCTCAAGAGCCAGGTGGAAGAGCGCGCCGGCCTGAGTGTTCCCGGTTGA
- a CDS encoding MerR family transcriptional regulator, whose translation MSDKSSERVALPPIPAKRYFTIGEVSELCAVKPHVLRYWEQEFTQLKPVKRRGNRRYYQHHEVLLIRRIRELLYEQGFTINGARNRLDEGRQAHHQAMAEPEESPAQAAAETSVPSVDIANLRGELVEVQHLLAQLQQIARRA comes from the coding sequence ATGTCGGACAAATCCAGCGAGCGCGTTGCGCTGCCGCCCATTCCTGCCAAGCGTTACTTCACCATTGGCGAAGTCAGCGAACTGTGCGCGGTGAAACCGCACGTGCTGCGCTACTGGGAGCAGGAATTCACCCAGCTCAAGCCGGTCAAGCGCCGGGGCAACCGGCGCTATTACCAGCACCACGAAGTCCTGCTGATCCGGCGTATTCGCGAGTTGCTGTACGAGCAGGGCTTCACTATCAACGGTGCGCGCAATCGTCTCGACGAAGGTCGGCAGGCTCATCACCAGGCGATGGCTGAGCCGGAAGAATCGCCTGCGCAAGCTGCGGCCGAAACCTCGGTACCATCGGTGGATATCGCCAATCTGCGTGGCGAACTCGTGGAGGTGCAGCACCTGCTTGCCCAGCTTCAGCAGATCGCGCGGCGGGCATAA